The Ranitomeya imitator isolate aRanImi1 chromosome 8, aRanImi1.pri, whole genome shotgun sequence genome window below encodes:
- the LOC138647248 gene encoding piggyBac transposable element-derived protein 4-like, giving the protein MSDSNAGSSFRHNPRKRVCRFTSDEIMRMLEESDSEHEDEPYVPSDDENYVPQVDVTEEDSDIEQEMVIEHENEYESDESVEDDSVPQSAGDIWTAKDETQWCSNPLPNAQTKSRNVLRQRGGPAAISNLYTAKELFKSIMTPEMCDIILRETNRKAKRVCDAYNNELVQRFPDSSKRPPQKTFKQFTETELHAFLGILIAAGVHRANKENLEEMWNVAALPLIRAAMSRDRFKMILRFIRFDNENTRAERVQTDKAAPIRDIWTMLNSNLERAYKPYHCITVDEQLFPFRGHTKFTQYIPSKPAKYGIKIFWACDSSNAYPLQGQLYTGKPTDGPRQVNIGERTVLDLVSSYKGSGRNVTTDNFFTTMELAKVLNSWNMTLVGTVRKNKRFLPNNMQPAKERPVYSTNFAYNHDATVCSYVPKKNKSVVLLSSMHMTGEVEETLAAKPEIIKYYNITKGGVDVMDKMLGEYTVKRRTSRWTLAFFYNMIDVSGLASYIIYREHNPSFRAKDQRRKFLKDLANQLCMIAIEDRSTNKMIMRNHFLRGAVEMVLGRCIVVASQPAAGPKIPHGSRGPSPVVGSCYVCRDLRRKQRKTRKSCVVCVKPICDEHSVAKPTCITCKENQ; this is encoded by the exons atgagtgatagtaatgctggatctagtttccgccataatccaagaaaacgtgtttgcag atttacgtctgacgaaataatgcgaatgctagaagaatctgattctgagcatgaggatgaaccatatgttccatctgatgatgaaaactatgtaccacaagtggatgttactgaagaagattcagacattgaacaagaaatggtcatagagcatgaaaatgaatacgaatcagacgaaagtgttgaggatgattctgtgcctcaaagtgcaggcgacatttggactgctaaggatgaaactcaatggtgcagtaatccactgccaaatgcacaaacaaaatctcgtaatgtcctacgacaaagaggtggccctgcagcaatcagcaacctatatacagcaaaagagctattcaagtccatcatgactcccgagatgtgtgacatcatattacgggaaacgaatcgaaaggccaagagagtttgtgatgcttacaacaacgaactggtacaacgttttcctgattcttccaaacggccaccacaaaaaacattcaagcaatttactgaaactgaacttcatgcatttttgggcatactgattgctgctggtgtgcacagagccaacaaagagaatctggaggaaatgtggaatgttgctgctctgcctcttatacgtgcagccatgtctcgtgaccgcttcaagatgatactcagatttatcaggtttgacaacgaaaatacacgtgcagaacgtgtgcaaacagataaagctgcaccaatacgggacatctggacaatgctgaacagtaatctggagagagcctacaagccatatcattgtatcaccgtcgacgagcaattatttccatttagaggtcatactaaatttacccagtatataccttcaaaaccagctaaatatggcataaagattttctgggcttgtgactcatcaaatgcctaccctttacaaggtcagctctacactgggaaaccaactgatggtcctcgacaagtaaacattggagaacgaacagtattggacctagtgagctcgtataaaggctctggaagaaatgtcaccaccgataacttctttacaaccatggaactagctaaggtattgaactcctggaacatgacactagttggtacagtgagaaaaaacaaaaggttcctacctaacaacatgcagcctgccaaagaaaggcctgtatactcgacaaattttgcctacaatcatgatgcaacagtctgttcatatgtaccaaagaagaacaaatcagtcgtgcttctatcatctatgcacatgacgggagaagttgaagagacactagcagccaagccagagataataaaatactacaacataacaaaaggtggcgttgatgttatggataaaatgttgggagagtacactgtgaaacgacgaacatcacgttggactttggcatttttctacaatatgattgatgtcagtgggttagcatcctacatcatctacagagaacacaatccaagcttcagggcaaaggatcaacgaagaaagttcctgaaagatctcgcaaatcagctgtgtatgattgcaattgaagatcgtagtacaaacaaaatgataatgagaaaccattttcttcgaggtgcagtagaaatggtgcttggacgatgcattgtggtagcatcgcagccagcagctggccccaaaatacctcatggtagtcgtggaccctcccc